Within Pseudomonas tructae, the genomic segment TTGTACAGTTTGAAGTAATCCAGGTCCATCATCACCAGTGCCAGCGGGTAGCCCTGACGCTTGGCCCGGCGGATCTCCTGGGCCAGTGCGGCATCCAGCCGGCGCCGATTGCCCAGGCCCGTCAGGCTGTCGCTCAACGCCAGGTCACGCACCGTCTGGTGGGCGCGGCGCAGGGCCGACTCCATCACGATGCGCTCGCGCAGTTGCCTGAGCACAAGGGCGCCAAAACTGCTCAGCCCCACCAGCAACAGCAGCAGGACCACAGCAGTCTTGATCAGGTCTTCACGCCACGGATCGATGATCGAGGCCCGGGATAAACCAGCTTCGACGACCAGCGGATAGGCGTCCAGCGCCTTGTAGGCATAAAGACGCTGAGTCCCGTCAACCACCGCCTGGGTTTCAACCACCCCTTCGGGAGACTGTGGCAAATACTTCTGGAAAATCTCGCTACCAGAAAGACTGCCACCGATCACCCGCTCAACGAAAGGCCTGCGGACCAGGATGGTGCCGTCGCGCTTGGCCAATACCAGGGCGCCGCGGTCATCGATCTTGAATGCGCCATAGAATTCGACGAAATAGTCCACCTTGATAGTGCCCAGCAGTACCCCGAAGAACGACCCATCGGGGTTATCAAGGCGCCTGGAGATAGGAATGATCAGATCTGCGGTCGAGCGGCTTTTCACCACCGAACCAATGTATATACCGCGATCTTCATGAGTGCGGTGATACTCGAAATAATCACGATCGGCATTGTTGGCGTTAGTGGGCGTGTCGGTTTTGTCGGTAACAATCCAGTGGCCATCCGAACCGTACACGAACAACCCGTGCACCTGAGGCATCAGTGCAGCCTGTTGCTTGAGCAGTCTGTGCAAGCGAGAGA encodes:
- a CDS encoding sensor domain-containing diguanylate cyclase is translated as MHPYDDLTGQEAAESIAPRRGRSASLFGLILSFMLVVVLLFVGIEGWRIWRDYRHAFANAQDAVTNLASATAQHAEDAIRQVDVVTAMLGERLEGDGLTRMNISRLHRLLKQQAALMPQVHGLFVYGSDGHWIVTDKTDTPTNANNADRDYFEYHRTHEDRGIYIGSVVKSRSTADLIIPISRRLDNPDGSFFGVLLGTIKVDYFVEFYGAFKIDDRGALVLAKRDGTILVRRPFVERVIGGSLSGSEIFQKYLPQSPEGVVETQAVVDGTQRLYAYKALDAYPLVVEAGLSRASIIDPWREDLIKTAVVLLLLLVGLSSFGALVLRQLRERIVMESALRRAHQTVRDLALSDSLTGLGNRRRLDAALAQEIRRAKRQGYPLALVMMDLDYFKLYNDNYGHPAGDDCLRAVGAAIQGSLKRPGDLAVRYGGEEFTLLLPNTDAAGASTIVEGILQAIGALSIEHVKSPAGKVTASAGIALGYPLKETVAAHALMGAADSALYRAKDKGRNGWCLVDGLSGSGLAPR